A DNA window from Vagococcus penaei contains the following coding sequences:
- the thiD gene encoding bifunctional hydroxymethylpyrimidine kinase/phosphomethylpyrimidine kinase, whose translation MSVNKTPQVVTIAGSDSGGGAGAQADLKTFQARHVFGMSIFVALTAQNTLGVQESMMIPCEFVAAQFKSLAEDFNIKAVKTGMLGDNAHVKEVVKQLKEVDFGPLVVDPVMIAKGGHKLLSDDAIDTIRQELLPLAYVVTPNLPEAEVLLGYNLDTKESIIQGAKELQKYGVKHVIMKGGHGTGGKSSDFVLFEDGTGLWLTGQRIDTKATHGTGDTFSACIVAELAKGQSIQEAILTSKRFIQGAISQPIYVGHGHGPTNHWALLDDSVLVERV comes from the coding sequence ATGAGTGTGAATAAAACACCTCAAGTTGTTACTATAGCCGGTTCTGATTCTGGGGGCGGTGCTGGTGCGCAGGCTGATTTGAAAACATTTCAAGCACGTCATGTCTTTGGTATGAGTATTTTTGTTGCTCTAACTGCGCAAAATACTTTAGGCGTGCAAGAAAGTATGATGATACCTTGTGAGTTTGTAGCTGCTCAATTTAAATCTTTAGCAGAAGACTTTAATATAAAGGCAGTAAAAACTGGAATGTTGGGTGATAATGCGCATGTGAAAGAAGTTGTTAAACAATTAAAAGAAGTTGACTTTGGTCCATTAGTTGTTGATCCAGTAATGATCGCAAAAGGTGGTCATAAGTTACTTTCTGATGATGCTATCGATACTATACGTCAAGAGTTGCTACCTTTAGCCTATGTTGTTACACCCAATTTGCCTGAAGCAGAAGTTCTATTGGGCTATAATTTAGATACTAAGGAATCAATTATTCAAGGTGCAAAAGAATTACAAAAATACGGTGTGAAACATGTCATTATGAAAGGTGGACATGGGACAGGTGGCAAGTCTAGTGATTTTGTTCTTTTCGAAGATGGAACCGGTCTTTGGTTAACCGGTCAGCGAATTGACACGAAAGCAACTCATGGAACTGGCGATACTTTTTCGGCCTGTATTGTCGCTGAATTGGCTAAAGGTCAATCAATTCAAGAAGCAATTCTGACAAGTAAACGATTTATTCAAGGTGCTATTAGTCAGCCAATCTATGTTGGGCATGGGCATGGCCCGACAAATCATTGGGCATTACTTGATGATTCAGTCTTGGTTGAAAGAGTCTAA
- a CDS encoding coenzyme F420-0:L-glutamate ligase, whose translation MERTVGTVTRGLRCPIINEGDSIENIVVDSVLNASKHEQFSIQDNDIVAITESIVARAQGNYASIDQIAKDIKAKFGDDTIGVIFPILSRNRFSNILKGIARGAKKIVLMLSYPSDEVGNHLISLDLLDEKGINPWTDTLTEVQFRELFGFEKHRFTGVDYVEYYKELIASEGAECEVIFSQKPKTILTYTKSVLTCDIHTRYRTKRILEQNGAEKVYTLDDILATSVDGSGFNENYGLLGSNKSTEEGVKLFPRNCQPVVDRIQEMLKEVTGKQVEVMVYGDGAFKDPVGKIWELADPVVSPAFTSGLEGTPNEVKLKYLADNNFSDLRGEALEEAIKAHINQKDDDLTGAMEAQGTTPRQLTDLIGSLADLTSGSGDKGTPIVYIQGYFDNFTK comes from the coding sequence ATGGAACGTACAGTGGGAACAGTAACGAGAGGACTTCGTTGTCCGATTATTAATGAAGGCGATAGTATCGAAAATATTGTGGTTGATAGCGTGTTAAACGCATCTAAGCATGAGCAATTTAGCATTCAAGATAATGATATAGTTGCAATTACTGAATCAATCGTCGCACGAGCACAAGGTAATTATGCATCAATTGATCAAATTGCAAAAGATATTAAAGCTAAATTCGGTGACGATACAATTGGCGTTATCTTTCCGATTTTGAGTCGTAATCGTTTTTCTAATATTTTAAAAGGTATTGCTCGCGGAGCTAAAAAAATTGTTTTAATGTTAAGCTATCCTTCAGATGAGGTAGGTAATCATTTAATTTCTTTAGATTTATTAGATGAAAAAGGGATTAACCCATGGACTGATACGCTAACCGAAGTTCAATTTAGAGAATTATTTGGTTTTGAAAAACATCGTTTCACTGGCGTTGATTATGTCGAATACTACAAAGAATTAATTGCTAGTGAAGGGGCAGAATGTGAAGTTATTTTTTCACAAAAGCCAAAAACGATTTTAACGTATACTAAGAGTGTTTTAACTTGTGATATTCATACAAGATATCGCACAAAACGTATTTTAGAGCAAAATGGTGCAGAAAAAGTTTATACATTAGATGATATTTTAGCTACTTCCGTTGATGGTAGCGGCTTTAATGAAAATTATGGTTTACTTGGCTCAAACAAATCAACAGAGGAAGGTGTCAAACTGTTTCCGCGCAATTGTCAACCAGTTGTCGACCGTATTCAAGAGATGTTGAAAGAAGTAACAGGTAAACAGGTTGAAGTCATGGTATATGGAGACGGCGCTTTCAAAGATCCAGTTGGTAAAATTTGGGAATTAGCTGATCCGGTTGTATCACCAGCCTTTACTAGTGGCTTAGAAGGTACACCAAATGAAGTGAAATTAAAATATTTAGCAGATAATAACTTTTCGGACTTACGTGGAGAAGCATTAGAAGAAGCAATTAAAGCACATATTAATCAAAAAGATGATGATTTAACTGGTGCAATGGAAGCACAAGGAACGACACCACGTCAATTAACTGACTTGATTGGTTCGTTAGCTGATTTAACATCGGGTAGTGGAGATAAAGGAACGCCAATTGTTTATATTCAAGGATATTTTGATAATTTTACTAAATAA
- the rihC gene encoding ribonucleoside hydrolase RihC produces the protein MKRPLIIDTDPGIDDAVALAIACHSSEFDVKLITTVSGNVGIQQVTENTQKLLKFWHKKIPVAQGASSPLMRQPIFAQEVHGVTGLDGYDFPVIDSNECVQLNAIDAIRQVIMTSEELVTLVAMGPLTNIALLLKVYPEVKVKIKELVIMGGALGRGNAAILSEFNIMVDPEAAQIVFDSYLPIVLVPLDVGLNALVKNKDAKRIATFNRTGNMLVQLFHHYQDGDLTNGVHMYDSCTIAYLLKPELFQVVDAFVAIETKGEWTTGATIIDYDGKLGKSNNCQVCLDINSHGFTEWLEDSLKICD, from the coding sequence ATGAAACGACCTCTAATTATTGATACTGATCCAGGTATTGATGATGCAGTGGCTTTAGCAATTGCTTGTCATAGTTCTGAATTTGATGTCAAATTAATTACAACTGTTTCTGGTAATGTTGGTATCCAACAAGTAACAGAAAATACGCAAAAATTATTAAAATTTTGGCATAAAAAAATCCCTGTTGCACAAGGGGCAAGCTCGCCATTAATGCGTCAGCCAATATTTGCTCAAGAGGTACATGGTGTAACTGGTTTAGATGGGTATGATTTTCCTGTAATTGACTCCAATGAATGCGTTCAGTTAAATGCTATCGATGCTATTAGACAAGTTATTATGACAAGTGAAGAACTAGTGACGTTAGTTGCGATGGGACCTTTAACGAATATTGCCTTATTGCTTAAAGTTTATCCAGAAGTTAAGGTCAAGATTAAAGAACTAGTCATTATGGGTGGAGCACTTGGTCGAGGAAATGCGGCAATTTTATCTGAATTTAATATAATGGTTGATCCAGAAGCTGCCCAAATTGTTTTTGACAGTTACTTACCAATTGTATTGGTACCACTTGATGTTGGTTTAAACGCACTAGTAAAGAATAAAGATGCTAAAAGGATAGCAACATTTAATCGTACTGGTAATATGCTAGTTCAATTGTTTCATCACTATCAAGACGGTGACTTAACCAATGGTGTTCATATGTATGATAGTTGTACAATAGCTTATTTGCTAAAACCAGAGTTATTTCAGGTAGTGGATGCTTTTGTAGCGATTGAGACAAAAGGTGAATGGACAACGGGTGCAACTATTATTGATTATGATGGAAAGCTAGGCAAAAGTAATAATTGCCAAGTCTGTCTGGATATAAATAGTCATGGATTTACTGAATGGCTAGAGGACTCTTTAAAAATTTGTGATTAA
- a CDS encoding NCS2 family permease, translated as MEKMFKLKEHGTTISTEVMAGFTTFFAMSYILFVNPSILSLSGMPFQAVFLATIISSAIGTLIMGLFANVPYAQAPGMGLNAFFTFTVVMGLGYSWEQALAMVFLCGIINIVITVTKLRKMIIKSIPESLQHAIGGGIGIFVAYVGIKNAGFLNFTSDQSAIVSSVVDGDKAVNVVSNGGIVPALANFNNPAIILALIGLLLTTILVIKNVRGAILIGILATTIIAIPMGVVDLSAIDFKQNSLGNSFSELGTTFGAAFGSNGLPSLFSDTAKIPQVLLTVLAFSLSDIFDTIGTFIGTGRRTGIFTKEDEEAVENSSGVKSKMDKALFADAIATTAGSIFGTSNVTTFVESAAGIGVGGRTGLTSVTVAALFLLSSFLSPIVGMVPAQATAPALILVGVMMMASFKEIKWTDLEDAVPAFFTSVFMGLCYSISYGIAAGFIFFVMIKLVKSKAKEVSPVLWVVTGLFVINFVMLAFL; from the coding sequence ATGGAAAAGATGTTTAAGTTAAAGGAACATGGTACGACAATCTCAACTGAAGTAATGGCTGGTTTTACAACGTTTTTCGCAATGAGTTATATTTTATTTGTAAATCCGTCAATTTTATCACTATCAGGTATGCCGTTTCAAGCGGTATTCTTAGCAACAATTATTAGTTCAGCAATTGGAACATTAATTATGGGGTTATTTGCTAATGTGCCTTATGCTCAAGCACCTGGAATGGGGCTAAATGCTTTCTTTACTTTTACTGTAGTTATGGGATTAGGCTATTCTTGGGAACAAGCTTTGGCGATGGTCTTTTTATGTGGAATTATTAATATTGTTATTACTGTGACTAAATTAAGAAAAATGATAATTAAGTCAATTCCTGAAAGTTTACAACACGCGATTGGTGGAGGAATTGGGATTTTTGTTGCTTATGTTGGGATTAAAAATGCTGGTTTTTTAAATTTTACATCTGATCAAAGTGCAATCGTGTCATCTGTTGTTGATGGAGATAAAGCTGTCAATGTTGTATCAAATGGTGGAATTGTACCAGCATTAGCTAATTTTAATAATCCAGCAATTATTTTAGCGCTAATTGGCTTATTGTTAACAACTATTTTAGTGATTAAAAACGTTCGTGGAGCAATTTTAATTGGTATTTTGGCAACTACGATTATCGCTATACCAATGGGAGTAGTTGATTTATCGGCGATTGATTTTAAACAAAATTCACTTGGCAATTCGTTTAGTGAATTAGGGACAACTTTTGGTGCTGCATTTGGTAGCAATGGTTTACCATCTTTATTCTCTGATACTGCTAAAATTCCTCAAGTATTACTAACGGTTTTAGCTTTTAGTTTATCAGATATTTTTGATACTATTGGAACATTTATCGGAACTGGCCGTCGTACTGGTATTTTTACAAAAGAAGATGAGGAAGCCGTTGAAAATAGTAGTGGTGTGAAGTCTAAAATGGATAAAGCATTGTTTGCTGATGCAATTGCAACAACTGCAGGTTCAATTTTTGGTACGTCGAATGTGACAACCTTTGTTGAGAGTGCGGCAGGAATAGGTGTAGGTGGACGTACTGGCTTGACATCTGTAACAGTGGCGGCTTTATTCTTATTGAGTAGTTTTCTATCACCGATTGTTGGTATGGTTCCAGCGCAAGCAACCGCACCCGCTTTAATCTTAGTTGGTGTGATGATGATGGCGTCATTTAAAGAAATTAAATGGACAGATTTAGAGGACGCAGTCCCAGCCTTCTTTACATCTGTGTTTATGGGGCTATGTTATAGTATTTCTTACGGAATTGCTGCTGGTTTTATCTTCTTTGTTATGATTAAACTGGTGAAGTCTAAAGCGAAAGAAGTTTCACCTGTTCTTTGGGTAGTTACTGGGTTATTCGTTATTAACTTTGTGATGTTAGCCTTTCTATAA
- a CDS encoding multidrug efflux MFS transporter, protein MKVDWKRNLYIAWVGCFFTGASFSLVLPFIPIYIEQLGAPADKIEFYSGLSISLTALSAAVVSPMWGSLADRKGRKLMMVRAAAGMTLTMGSLAFVPNVFWLLFMRFMNGVLSGYVPNATAMIASQAPMEKSGWALGTLATGAVAGSLIGPSMGGLLAELVGIQNVFIVTGLILLTNTILTIFFVQEDFKPVKKSEAMSTKDIFKAVEAPKILIGLFISTLILQVGMTSISPILTLYIRDLGDTSGNILFVSGLIVSVSGVSTFLSSPFLGKLGDKIGNQRILLIGLIVSALCIFPMSLVQTPLQLGILRFLLGFSTGALMPSINTLISKLTPKGGVSRIFSYNQMFTNFGQVVGPMLGSFVANSYGYRMVFVVTAGLIVFNIVITLINFKGDIRLSEAIKRSRK, encoded by the coding sequence GTGAAAGTAGATTGGAAACGTAATTTATATATTGCGTGGGTAGGTTGTTTCTTTACCGGCGCTAGTTTTAGTTTAGTGTTGCCATTTATCCCGATTTATATCGAGCAGCTCGGAGCACCAGCAGACAAAATTGAATTTTATTCGGGCTTATCGATTAGTTTAACGGCTTTATCCGCAGCAGTTGTGTCACCAATGTGGGGCAGTTTAGCAGACCGTAAAGGGCGAAAATTAATGATGGTTCGTGCAGCAGCTGGAATGACGCTGACGATGGGATCATTAGCTTTTGTACCAAATGTTTTTTGGTTACTCTTTATGCGTTTTATGAATGGAGTGCTATCAGGTTATGTGCCTAATGCGACAGCGATGATTGCTTCACAAGCCCCTATGGAAAAAAGTGGTTGGGCTTTAGGAACACTAGCAACTGGAGCAGTGGCTGGTAGTTTAATTGGACCTTCAATGGGTGGTCTACTCGCTGAATTGGTCGGCATTCAAAATGTGTTTATTGTGACAGGTCTAATTTTATTGACGAATACAATTTTGACCATCTTTTTTGTTCAAGAAGATTTTAAACCGGTAAAAAAATCGGAAGCAATGTCAACTAAAGATATTTTTAAAGCTGTAGAAGCACCAAAGATTTTAATTGGTTTATTTATTTCAACGCTAATTTTACAAGTTGGAATGACGAGTATTAGCCCAATTTTGACGCTGTATATTCGTGATCTGGGTGATACATCAGGTAATATTTTATTTGTGAGTGGCTTAATTGTATCGGTATCTGGGGTTTCGACCTTTTTATCTTCACCTTTTTTAGGCAAATTAGGTGATAAAATTGGCAATCAACGAATTTTATTGATTGGCTTAATTGTATCGGCCTTGTGTATATTCCCGATGTCGTTAGTTCAAACGCCATTGCAGTTAGGTATTTTACGCTTTTTACTAGGTTTTTCAACAGGAGCGTTAATGCCATCGATTAATACTCTAATTAGTAAACTTACTCCTAAGGGCGGTGTTAGTCGCATATTTAGTTACAATCAAATGTTTACTAACTTCGGTCAGGTGGTCGGACCAATGCTTGGATCATTTGTTGCTAACAGCTATGGCTACCGTATGGTTTTTGTTGTAACTGCGGGACTAATTGTCTTTAATATTGTGATTACACTTATCAATTTTAAAGGGGACATACGACTCAGTGAAGCAATTAAGCGGAGTCGAAAATAG
- a CDS encoding YjzD family protein, protein MGKLVVLIWSFLLGQVVGYIGGALNQGSYDFVTTTIVSLIGGVLIMLLGEVAKPAKSNKQAH, encoded by the coding sequence ATGGGAAAATTAGTTGTTTTAATTTGGTCATTTTTACTTGGACAAGTCGTTGGTTATATTGGCGGTGCCTTGAATCAAGGATCATATGATTTCGTCACAACGACAATTGTTTCTTTAATCGGTGGTGTCTTAATTATGTTGCTTGGTGAAGTAGCAAAACCTGCTAAATCAAACAAACAAGCACATTAA
- the dnaE gene encoding DNA polymerase III subunit alpha produces the protein MTSQLFVLSAYSLLQSTNRLPDLVHQAKLRGYSSLALTDQHVMHGVIEFYQECLKQDIKPIIGLTITYQSERFDDRVFSLNLYAKNLAGYHNLLKISSYQMEQKMSAHLRLTDITDWLSDIVICTPWENSEFVALFQEKEYDLLPVVYREYLQLFQTRDWYHGLAYYQAEQTWREQFLQKISKISFPIVAMKKVAYLDAKDVFAVKVLHAIEAGTQVSYDDGVQSVGNNYLMKEEDFSNQYQLNQATDALSNLERIVNQCNVKIPLHQTLLPAFPVPKDTTAANYLKELCFSGLARIGQQDNSAYLQRLEYELDVIHTMGYDDYFLIVWDVMAYAREHEIVTACRGSAAGSLVSYVLQITNVDPIAYQLLFERFLNQERYTMPDIDMDIPDNRREEILNYVYDKYGYHRVAQIATFGTLAAKMALRDVARVFGLSQSEASKWANAIPSVLKITLAEALKTSKKLQQLVEFSDKNQLMFQVACQIEGLPRHVSTHAAGVVISDRELTDFVPLLAGSNNIPLTQFAMGEVETIGLLKMDFLGLRNLAIIGNTLDAIEYVTGERLSLANIPVDDEPTLKLFRKGETVGVFQFESSGIKNVLKKLGPTSIEDIASVNALYRPGPMQFIDQFIARKNGQQAVQYPAKSLEHILSKTYGIIVYQEQIMQIASKMAGFSLGQADILRRAISKKKKAVLDEERQHFVSGALKEGYPADVANEVYDYIERFANYGFNRSHAVVYSVLAYQMAYLKTHYSTYFFSALLHSVRNNPDKIKEYLAEAHKFDVTILPPNINQSEYSFRLVKGKLVFGLSSIKGVRKDFIQHIIEVRKQDGAFSSLENFLIRISGKWLKAENILPLIYVGAFDHLHSNRKQLVTDLHGLIRNIDYSGGSMDLLGVLSLKTDKVSDFSLNDKLQHEVTYLGTYVSGHPVEEYADLAKVYSVSTISDCVVNENITLLVYILSVKKIRTKKGESMVFLKVTDQSSDLEVTIFPKLFRSLGLEIEANQVVLLSGKVELSQYTKEKQLIASRLEIAENKRQQLRSKKCYIKIAGLNDSTETLNELKKVFVQFSGRIPVVLIFKDRQQNILLEENYWIKDEPNFNKKVEDILGSETIIIK, from the coding sequence GTGACAAGTCAATTATTTGTTTTATCAGCGTATTCACTCTTGCAAAGTACCAATCGATTGCCTGATTTGGTTCACCAAGCAAAATTAAGAGGTTATTCAAGTTTAGCGTTAACAGATCAGCATGTTATGCATGGTGTAATTGAATTTTATCAAGAATGCCTTAAGCAAGATATTAAGCCAATTATTGGATTAACTATAACATATCAGTCAGAACGATTTGATGATAGGGTATTTAGTTTAAATTTATATGCAAAAAATCTAGCCGGTTATCATAACTTGCTAAAAATATCGAGTTATCAAATGGAACAAAAAATGTCGGCTCATTTGAGACTAACTGATATTACGGATTGGCTGTCAGACATTGTTATCTGTACACCTTGGGAAAATAGTGAATTTGTTGCTTTGTTTCAAGAGAAAGAGTATGATTTACTACCAGTTGTTTATCGAGAATATCTGCAGTTATTTCAAACTAGAGACTGGTATCATGGGCTAGCTTATTATCAAGCTGAACAAACTTGGCGTGAGCAATTCTTACAGAAAATCTCAAAAATCAGCTTTCCGATTGTCGCAATGAAAAAAGTTGCTTATTTGGATGCTAAAGATGTTTTTGCTGTCAAGGTCTTACATGCGATTGAAGCTGGAACGCAAGTTTCTTATGATGACGGTGTTCAATCCGTCGGAAATAACTATTTAATGAAGGAAGAAGACTTTTCTAATCAATATCAACTTAATCAAGCAACGGACGCCTTGTCCAATCTTGAACGAATTGTTAATCAATGTAACGTAAAAATCCCATTACATCAAACATTATTGCCCGCTTTTCCAGTACCTAAAGACACGACAGCTGCAAACTACTTAAAAGAACTGTGTTTTTCTGGTTTAGCGAGGATAGGTCAACAGGACAATAGTGCTTATTTACAACGATTAGAGTATGAATTAGATGTTATCCATACTATGGGTTATGATGATTATTTTTTAATTGTTTGGGACGTTATGGCTTATGCTCGTGAGCATGAAATTGTAACTGCTTGCCGTGGGTCGGCTGCTGGTTCATTAGTTTCATATGTTCTACAGATTACTAACGTGGACCCCATTGCCTATCAATTATTATTTGAACGTTTTTTAAATCAAGAACGTTATACAATGCCTGATATTGATATGGATATCCCAGATAACCGACGTGAAGAAATATTAAACTATGTTTATGACAAATATGGATACCATCGAGTCGCTCAGATTGCCACATTTGGGACATTAGCTGCAAAAATGGCTTTACGCGATGTGGCTAGGGTTTTTGGTTTATCACAAAGTGAAGCAAGTAAGTGGGCTAATGCTATTCCTAGTGTACTAAAAATTACATTAGCCGAAGCGTTAAAGACATCTAAAAAATTACAACAGCTAGTTGAGTTCTCTGATAAAAATCAATTAATGTTTCAGGTTGCTTGTCAAATTGAAGGCTTGCCACGACATGTCTCAACGCATGCTGCTGGAGTCGTTATTAGTGACAGGGAATTGACTGATTTTGTGCCACTACTAGCTGGGTCTAATAATATTCCTTTAACTCAATTTGCGATGGGGGAAGTTGAAACAATCGGTCTATTAAAAATGGACTTTTTAGGTTTAAGAAATTTGGCCATTATCGGTAATACCTTAGATGCTATTGAGTATGTAACTGGAGAAAGGCTAAGTCTTGCTAATATTCCAGTCGATGATGAACCAACGTTAAAACTGTTTCGAAAGGGTGAAACAGTTGGTGTATTTCAATTTGAATCTTCTGGAATTAAAAATGTTTTGAAAAAATTAGGACCGACTTCAATTGAAGATATTGCGTCAGTTAACGCATTGTATCGACCTGGTCCAATGCAATTTATTGACCAATTTATTGCACGTAAAAATGGACAACAAGCTGTTCAATATCCAGCTAAGAGTTTAGAACACATTTTAAGTAAAACTTATGGTATCATTGTATATCAGGAACAAATTATGCAAATTGCTTCTAAAATGGCTGGTTTTAGCCTAGGTCAAGCTGATATTTTACGGCGAGCGATTAGCAAGAAGAAAAAAGCTGTTTTAGATGAGGAGCGGCAGCATTTCGTTTCCGGTGCTTTAAAGGAAGGATACCCAGCTGATGTAGCAAATGAGGTCTATGATTATATTGAGCGTTTTGCTAATTATGGCTTTAACCGTTCGCATGCGGTAGTATACTCGGTCTTAGCTTATCAAATGGCCTATTTAAAAACGCATTATAGTACATACTTTTTTTCTGCTTTGCTACATTCTGTACGTAATAATCCTGATAAAATAAAAGAATATTTGGCAGAAGCTCATAAATTCGATGTAACAATTCTTCCGCCAAATATTAATCAGAGTGAATATAGTTTTCGCTTGGTAAAAGGAAAACTAGTTTTTGGTCTATCTTCGATCAAAGGTGTCCGAAAAGATTTTATTCAGCATATTATTGAAGTACGTAAACAGGACGGTGCATTCTCATCTCTTGAAAATTTCTTAATCCGAATCAGTGGTAAATGGCTAAAAGCTGAAAATATTTTGCCCCTGATTTACGTTGGTGCTTTCGATCATTTACATAGTAATCGCAAACAGCTAGTAACTGATTTGCATGGGTTAATTCGTAATATTGATTATAGTGGTGGCAGTATGGATCTGCTAGGCGTCCTAAGTTTAAAAACAGATAAGGTAAGTGATTTTAGTTTAAATGACAAGCTTCAGCATGAGGTGACTTACCTAGGCACTTATGTTTCAGGACATCCAGTCGAAGAGTATGCTGACTTAGCCAAAGTTTATTCAGTTTCAACAATTAGTGATTGCGTTGTTAATGAAAATATTACATTACTTGTATACATTTTGTCAGTGAAGAAAATTCGAACGAAAAAAGGTGAGTCCATGGTCTTTTTAAAGGTAACAGATCAAAGTAGTGATCTTGAAGTGACCATTTTCCCTAAGCTATTTCGAAGTCTTGGACTGGAAATAGAAGCTAATCAAGTTGTCTTACTATCTGGTAAAGTTGAATTAAGTCAGTATACAAAAGAAAAACAGCTCATTGCTTCACGATTGGAAATAGCTGAAAATAAACGCCAACAATTGAGAAGTAAAAAATGTTATATAAAGATAGCGGGATTAAATGATTCTACAGAAACACTAAATGAATTAAAGAAAGTTTTTGTGCAATTTTCTGGAAGAATACCTGTTGTCTTAATATTTAAGGATAGACAGCAAAATATTTTGTTAGAAGAAAATTATTGGATTAAAGATGAACCAAACTTTAACAAAAAAGTTGAAGATATCTTAGGCTCAGAAACAATTATTATTAAATGA
- the pfkA gene encoding 6-phosphofructokinase codes for MKRIAILTSGGDAPGMNAAIRAVTRKAIFEGMEVYGINYGYAGLVAGDIKKLDVPDVGDIIQKGGTCLYSARYPEFASEEGQLKGIEQLKKFGIEGLVVIGGDGSYHGALALTRRGFPAVGIPGTIDNDIPGTDFTIGFDTAINTVLDAIDRIRDTATSHVRTFIIEVMGRDAGDIALWAGVAGGADDIIIPEHDFDMESVAKKVRIGRDRGKKHCLIILAEGVMPGHEFAEKLSEYGDFHSRVSVLGHIVRGGSPTARDRVLASKFGAYAVDLLKAGRGGLCVGMFDNQVVATDIVETLESRKHQPDLSLYELNHQISF; via the coding sequence ATGAAACGCATCGCTATTTTAACCAGTGGTGGAGACGCACCCGGTATGAATGCTGCCATTAGAGCAGTAACTCGTAAAGCAATCTTTGAAGGTATGGAGGTTTACGGTATTAATTACGGGTATGCTGGCTTAGTTGCTGGTGATATCAAGAAATTAGATGTTCCTGATGTTGGTGATATTATTCAAAAAGGTGGAACGTGTTTATACTCTGCTCGTTATCCTGAGTTTGCTTCAGAAGAAGGACAATTAAAAGGGATTGAACAATTAAAAAAATTCGGTATTGAAGGTTTAGTTGTTATTGGTGGAGACGGCTCTTACCATGGCGCTTTAGCCTTAACTAGACGTGGATTCCCTGCAGTCGGTATTCCAGGAACTATCGATAATGATATTCCAGGAACTGATTTTACAATTGGTTTTGATACAGCGATTAATACTGTATTAGATGCGATTGACAGAATCCGTGATACAGCGACTAGTCACGTACGTACTTTTATTATCGAGGTTATGGGACGTGATGCTGGTGATATCGCACTTTGGGCAGGAGTTGCCGGTGGTGCAGATGATATCATTATTCCAGAGCATGATTTCGATATGGAATCAGTTGCGAAAAAAGTTCGTATTGGTCGTGACCGTGGGAAAAAACATTGCCTAATTATTTTAGCAGAAGGTGTTATGCCTGGTCATGAATTTGCAGAAAAATTATCTGAATATGGTGATTTCCATTCTCGTGTCTCTGTATTAGGACACATCGTTCGTGGTGGTTCACCAACTGCACGTGATAGAGTACTTGCAAGTAAGTTTGGCGCGTATGCTGTTGACTTATTAAAAGCGGGTCGCGGTGGTTTATGTGTTGGGATGTTTGACAACCAAGTTGTTGCAACAGATATTGTTGAAACGCTTGAAAGCCGTAAACATCAACCAGATTTAAGTTTATATGAGTTAAATCATCAAATTTCTTTCTAA